The Pedobacter mucosus genome window below encodes:
- a CDS encoding acyl-CoA dehydrogenase family protein, giving the protein MQDTITQTWQEKVKEFASQSEDLGDLHPEILELAYQEQWFKLFVPKIYGGAGKKLPEILRLEETLAQADGSLGWTITLCAGAAWFAGFLDPTLAEEVFADRKVCFAGSGAVGGSAKKTATGYLINGHWKYASGALNATIFTANCVIKNENGTDVLNENGESEIKSFILKKDEVEILPGWSYFGLIATGSHAFSVENLEVPVNRTFKINNDIKIADEGFNYPFLQLAETTLTANSLGMATHFVQLVEDSFYGRSGLKRYTDDQISFFAEELNHCKNELQDQKISFYNAFDESWHQLINNGIIDNDTLSNVSLMSRKLAHTCRRIADTLYPYCGLEAAKKETEINRVWRDIHTASQHALLTFEK; this is encoded by the coding sequence ATGCAAGATACGATAACACAAACTTGGCAAGAAAAAGTTAAGGAATTTGCTTCCCAATCAGAAGATTTAGGTGATTTACATCCTGAAATTTTAGAATTAGCTTATCAAGAGCAATGGTTTAAACTTTTTGTACCGAAAATATATGGTGGAGCAGGTAAAAAACTTCCTGAAATTTTAAGGTTGGAAGAAACACTTGCCCAAGCCGATGGAAGTTTAGGTTGGACCATTACACTTTGTGCGGGTGCAGCCTGGTTTGCTGGTTTTCTTGATCCAACATTAGCAGAAGAAGTTTTTGCAGATAGAAAAGTATGTTTTGCTGGAAGTGGTGCTGTTGGTGGTTCAGCAAAAAAAACTGCCACAGGATATTTAATTAATGGGCATTGGAAATATGCAAGTGGTGCTTTAAACGCAACGATATTTACAGCAAACTGTGTTATAAAAAATGAAAATGGTACAGACGTTTTGAACGAGAATGGAGAGTCAGAAATCAAATCATTTATCCTTAAAAAAGATGAAGTAGAAATCTTGCCTGGCTGGTCTTACTTTGGTTTAATCGCTACCGGGAGTCATGCATTTAGTGTAGAAAATTTGGAGGTTCCGGTTAACAGAACTTTCAAAATTAACAATGATATAAAAATCGCTGATGAAGGGTTTAATTATCCATTCCTCCAATTAGCTGAAACTACTTTGACGGCTAACTCTTTAGGTATGGCAACGCATTTTGTGCAATTGGTTGAAGATTCTTTTTATGGCAGATCAGGTTTAAAAAGATATACTGATGATCAAATTTCCTTTTTTGCAGAAGAGTTAAATCACTGCAAAAATGAACTACAAGATCAAAAAATTTCATTTTATAATGCTTTTGATGAATCTTGGCATCAACTGATAAACAATGGTATAATTGATAATGATACACTATCCAATGTGAGCTTAATGAGCAGAAAGTTAGCCCATACTTGTAGGAGGATTGCTGATACTTTATATCCTTATTGTGGTTTAGAAGCAGCTAAAAAAGAGACTGAAATTAATCGAGTGTGGAGGGATATTCATACTGCAAGTCAGCACGCTTTACTTACATTCGAAAAATAA
- a CDS encoding SDR family oxidoreductase, producing the protein MKAVITGATKGIGRAIAIKLFENGYDVILLARNIEELKKLQTELSSDGKTVLIYMVNCAIKNEVYNFLNAAEREFGFIDVLVNNVGAFLPGNLLDEDDEAFETQQQININSTYYFSKYFGKRMRDQKHGHIFNICSVASKFPVKNGGSYSVTKAAMLSLNHVLRQELAPHNVKVTAFLPGATKTSSWEGTTIPDEKFVQPEDIAETLFTILNLSKGVNVDEVLITPLDF; encoded by the coding sequence ATGAAAGCTGTAATAACAGGAGCAACAAAAGGAATTGGTAGAGCAATAGCGATTAAACTTTTCGAAAATGGTTACGATGTAATTTTATTGGCTAGAAATATTGAGGAATTAAAGAAATTGCAAACTGAGTTATCTTCTGATGGTAAAACCGTTCTGATTTACATGGTAAATTGCGCCATTAAAAATGAAGTTTATAACTTTTTAAACGCTGCTGAAAGGGAATTTGGTTTTATTGATGTTTTGGTAAATAATGTTGGTGCCTTTTTACCCGGGAATTTGCTTGATGAGGATGATGAAGCCTTTGAAACACAACAGCAAATTAATATAAATTCAACCTATTATTTCAGTAAATATTTTGGAAAAAGAATGAGGGATCAGAAACATGGTCACATCTTCAATATTTGTTCGGTCGCTAGTAAATTTCCTGTAAAAAATGGTGGAAGTTATAGTGTAACAAAAGCGGCGATGTTAAGTCTTAATCATGTATTGCGGCAAGAATTAGCACCTCACAATGTTAAAGTAACTGCTTTTTTGCCAGGCGCTACAAAAACTTCATCATGGGAAGGAACCACAATTCCAGATGAAAAATTTGTTCAGCCTGAAGATATTGCAGAAACATTGTTTACCATTTTAAACTTAAGTAAAGGGGTAAATGTTGATGAAGTTTTGATTACACCGCTAGATTTTTAA
- the msrA gene encoding peptide-methionine (S)-S-oxide reductase MsrA, with protein MQRAIFGGGCFWCAEAIFQNLKGVKQVISGYMGGELKHPTYMEITHGDTGHAEVIQIDFDENEISFEELLTIFFGTHNPTLLNKQGQDIGSQYRSVVFYQNEDQKLKTNKKIYQLTSEGIFDKKILTEVSPASDFYDAEDYHQNYYNQNHGKPYCAFVIQPKLDKLAIDFRDKIKPEYLANYFSNVSKAC; from the coding sequence ATGCAAAGAGCGATATTTGGTGGCGGGTGTTTTTGGTGTGCTGAGGCAATATTCCAAAACTTAAAAGGTGTAAAACAAGTAATTTCAGGTTATATGGGTGGAGAACTTAAACATCCAACATATATGGAAATTACTCATGGTGATACGGGTCATGCTGAAGTTATTCAGATTGATTTTGATGAAAACGAAATTTCTTTTGAAGAACTTTTGACTATCTTTTTCGGTACCCATAACCCTACTTTACTTAATAAGCAAGGCCAGGATATTGGCAGTCAATATCGTTCTGTGGTGTTTTATCAAAATGAAGATCAGAAATTAAAAACCAATAAAAAGATTTATCAATTAACCTCCGAAGGCATTTTTGACAAAAAGATTTTAACTGAAGTTAGTCCTGCATCTGACTTTTACGATGCTGAAGATTATCATCAAAATTACTATAATCAAAATCATGGCAAACCCTATTGCGCTTTTGTTATCCAACCGAAATTAGATAAACTGGCTATAGATTTTAGAGACAAAATCAAACCAGAATACTTGGCTAATTATTTTTCGAATGTAAGTAAAGCGTGCTGA
- a CDS encoding MlaE family ABC transporter permease, producing the protein MNFTNFGRYILLLKSVFRRPEKLKIYLKEIAKQMDYVGVGSLGLIAIISTFIGAVMTLQIAFQLVSDFIPKTIIGSVNRDSSILELSPTISAIVLAGKIGSAISSEIGSMRVTEQIDALEIMGINAPGYLILPKIISGITMVPMLVICSMFLSIAGGYIGGSISGAVTPNEYIQGITTDFNPYTIVVALVKAFVFGFIITSVPAYEGFYVRGGALEVSQASTRAVVISCISILVCDYLVTQLLL; encoded by the coding sequence ATGAATTTTACCAATTTCGGCAGATATATCCTGCTATTAAAATCTGTATTCAGAAGGCCGGAGAAACTGAAGATATACCTTAAGGAAATTGCCAAGCAGATGGATTATGTAGGCGTAGGTTCCTTAGGCCTTATCGCTATTATTTCTACATTTATCGGCGCAGTAATGACCTTACAAATTGCTTTCCAATTAGTTAGCGATTTTATTCCAAAAACAATTATTGGTTCTGTTAATAGAGATTCGAGTATTTTAGAATTAAGTCCGACCATAAGTGCAATTGTTTTAGCTGGTAAAATAGGTTCAGCCATTTCATCAGAAATTGGCTCCATGCGGGTTACCGAGCAAATTGATGCTTTAGAAATTATGGGAATCAATGCACCAGGTTATCTTATTTTACCTAAAATTATTTCGGGAATTACCATGGTACCGATGTTGGTTATTTGCTCTATGTTTTTAAGCATTGCCGGTGGTTATATTGGCGGTTCAATTTCTGGAGCGGTTACACCAAACGAATATATTCAAGGTATTACAACAGATTTTAATCCATATACGATTGTTGTTGCATTGGTAAAAGCATTCGTTTTTGGTTTCATCATTACATCTGTACCTGCTTACGAAGGGTTTTATGTTAGAGGTGGTGCTTTAGAAGTTTCTCAAGCAAGTACAAGAGCGGTTGTAATTAGCTGTATTTCTATTTTAGTTTGCGATTATTTAGTTACCCAACTTTTACTTTAA
- a CDS encoding DUF2281 domain-containing protein, whose translation MVNEVEDFIDFLKAKHSKNLSTPISENKNIVEEPKSLYGAAKGTILYISDDFNELLDFN comes from the coding sequence ATGGTAAATGAGGTTGAAGATTTCATTGATTTTTTAAAAGCAAAACATTCTAAAAATCTTTCTACTCCAATTAGCGAAAATAAAAACATTGTGGAGGAGCCAAAAAGTTTGTATGGCGCAGCAAAGGGTACAATACTTTATATCTCTGATGATTTTAACGAACTTTTAGATTTCAATTAA
- a CDS encoding class I SAM-dependent methyltransferase has product MIQLLAPIHWKDYELIDCGDFEKLERFGNVILIRPEPQAVWKKTLSEQEWKKTATITFRGRSATSGEWVKKNPATPDRWHIEYKNDEVAIKLRLGLTSFKHVGVFPEQAVNWDYISSSIKKFSTPNPKVLNLFAYTGAASLIANAAGAETTHVDSIKQVVTWANENQELSGLKNTRWMVEDALKFVKKELKRGKKYNGIILDPPAYGHGPNGEKWKLEDHIQEMMQDVVQLLDEKEHFLILNTYSLGFSSIIVENLIRTSFPKVQNLETGELYLQATAGIKLPLGVFGKFCNV; this is encoded by the coding sequence ATGATACAATTACTTGCCCCAATCCATTGGAAAGATTACGAATTAATTGATTGCGGGGATTTTGAAAAATTGGAACGTTTTGGAAATGTGATATTGATTCGTCCGGAGCCTCAAGCCGTTTGGAAAAAAACATTATCAGAACAAGAATGGAAAAAAACTGCTACAATTACCTTTAGAGGTCGTTCCGCAACATCTGGAGAATGGGTTAAGAAAAATCCGGCAACACCAGATCGCTGGCACATTGAATATAAAAATGATGAAGTTGCCATAAAACTCAGATTAGGTTTAACTTCTTTTAAGCATGTTGGGGTTTTCCCAGAACAAGCGGTAAATTGGGATTACATATCTTCATCGATAAAAAAATTCAGCACCCCTAACCCAAAAGTTTTAAACCTTTTTGCCTATACTGGTGCAGCATCTTTAATTGCCAATGCAGCTGGTGCTGAAACCACACACGTAGATTCTATTAAACAAGTGGTTACCTGGGCAAATGAAAATCAAGAACTTTCTGGCTTAAAAAATACCCGTTGGATGGTTGAAGACGCTTTAAAGTTTGTAAAAAAAGAACTTAAAAGAGGTAAGAAATACAATGGTATTATATTAGATCCGCCAGCTTACGGCCACGGACCAAATGGCGAAAAATGGAAGTTGGAAGATCATATTCAGGAGATGATGCAGGATGTTGTTCAACTTCTGGATGAGAAAGAGCACTTCTTAATTCTAAATACTTACTCATTAGGATTTTCTTCAATCATTGTAGAAAATTTAATCCGAACTTCATTTCCTAAAGTCCAAAATTTAGAAACTGGCGAATTATATTTACAAGCAACTGCAGGTATAAAACTTCCTCTTGGCGTTTTTGGAAAATTTTGCAACGTGTAA
- a CDS encoding ABC transporter ATP-binding protein, giving the protein MIEIKDIYKSFSGNDVLQGISGTFKEGVTNLIIGGSGSGKTTLLKCMVGLHQPDSGSVLYDGRDFTAMDYGERIEVRKEIGMLFQGSALFDSMTVEENIMFPLNMFTAQTRAEKLERVNFCLERVNLEGKNKLFPAELSGGMKKRVGIARAIAMNPKYLFCDEPNSGLDPKTSIVIDELIKEITEEYGTTTIVVTHDMNSVMGIGDYILFLHEGKKFWEGSNKEIAHTDITELNDFVFASRFMKAAKDKF; this is encoded by the coding sequence ATGATTGAGATCAAAGATATTTATAAATCATTCTCGGGGAATGATGTACTCCAAGGAATTTCTGGAACTTTTAAAGAAGGCGTAACCAATTTGATTATCGGTGGTTCTGGTTCTGGAAAAACAACTTTACTTAAATGTATGGTTGGCTTGCATCAACCAGATTCTGGTTCCGTTTTATATGATGGCAGGGATTTTACCGCTATGGATTATGGAGAAAGAATTGAAGTTCGTAAAGAAATAGGAATGCTTTTTCAGGGATCTGCATTATTTGATAGTATGACTGTTGAAGAGAACATTATGTTTCCTTTAAATATGTTTACTGCTCAAACCAGGGCTGAAAAATTAGAACGTGTTAATTTTTGTTTAGAACGTGTTAATTTGGAAGGTAAAAACAAGCTTTTCCCGGCTGAGTTATCAGGTGGAATGAAAAAGCGTGTTGGTATTGCCCGTGCTATCGCAATGAACCCAAAATACCTTTTTTGTGATGAGCCAAACTCAGGTTTAGATCCTAAAACATCAATCGTTATTGACGAATTAATTAAGGAAATTACTGAGGAATACGGTACCACAACCATTGTAGTAACTCATGATATGAACTCGGTTATGGGAATTGGTGATTATATATTATTCTTACACGAAGGAAAAAAATTCTGGGAAGGAAGTAATAAAGAAATCGCTCACACTGATATTACAGAACTTAATGATTTCGTATTTGCAAGCCGCTTTATGAAGGCTGCAAAAGATAAGTTCTAA
- a CDS encoding PspC domain-containing protein, which translates to MEKKLFRNEHDKMIAGVASGLADYMQVEVTIVRLLFALSAIFMAGGGLIAYIIMWIIVPVNNDPAARFSKFNDYFKKNPNVPPFSTHDPLNTNAGSGSVNWTQPVNEGSQKNPFETHTDFSQFNKPNDTGRTIGGLLLLVVGCFFLMREFDLIPDFFRFRNLWPLIFIALGIGIIAKSKRKNEWTAFENQQNVAEEEAKKTESFNDVTIVNQNPTVTSNDNLNNPHNPQA; encoded by the coding sequence ATGGAAAAGAAGCTTTTTAGAAACGAACACGATAAAATGATTGCGGGTGTAGCTTCCGGACTTGCAGATTATATGCAGGTTGAAGTAACCATAGTTAGATTATTATTTGCATTATCTGCCATCTTTATGGCAGGCGGCGGCTTAATTGCCTATATTATTATGTGGATTATTGTGCCGGTAAACAATGATCCAGCGGCAAGATTTTCAAAATTTAACGACTATTTTAAGAAAAATCCAAACGTACCTCCATTTTCTACACATGATCCTTTAAATACAAATGCAGGATCAGGAAGTGTAAATTGGACACAGCCTGTTAACGAAGGATCGCAAAAAAATCCTTTTGAAACACATACCGATTTCAGCCAGTTTAACAAACCAAATGATACCGGAAGAACCATCGGTGGTTTATTACTATTAGTTGTTGGATGCTTTTTTTTAATGCGTGAATTTGATTTAATACCGGATTTCTTCCGATTTAGAAATTTATGGCCATTAATTTTCATTGCTTTAGGTATTGGCATTATTGCAAAATCTAAACGTAAAAATGAATGGACGGCTTTCGAAAATCAACAAAACGTAGCCGAAGAAGAAGCTAAAAAGACTGAAAGTTTTAATGATGTGACCATAGTAAATCAGAATCCAACGGTAACTTCAAATGATAATTTAAATAATCCTCACAACCCTCAAGCATAA
- a CDS encoding LiaF transmembrane domain-containing protein, translated as MKLDRLIWGILLLFIGGVLLLQNFGVIDFYWRNVWHFWPIFLIIAGVNILFNKNNSQTGSVISIGVLVIALSFLFYKGQQAPNYNSWWGNHSRNNIDLNIDDDDDNNNDDDNDTAFNQLNLVEPFVAIDNTKKTVLNISGGGISFNLNGETTDLINADVKKRHGNFSLTKMVSDSATVLTFKMDGKKNKWNFGDGGNNVDFKLNKAANWDILMKLGAGEADFDFADFKVRSFRFDGGAAALDIKFGDLLPITDVVVKSGVADVKIKVPTNSGCRIKTKTGLSAKDFEGFEKLSDGVYQTSNYASSTNKIFINLDGGLSNFEVSRY; from the coding sequence ATGAAATTAGATAGATTAATATGGGGTATTTTGCTGCTTTTTATAGGTGGCGTACTGCTGCTTCAAAACTTTGGTGTAATAGATTTTTACTGGCGTAATGTGTGGCACTTCTGGCCAATATTTTTAATAATAGCTGGTGTAAACATTCTTTTTAATAAAAATAATTCCCAAACTGGAAGTGTAATTTCAATTGGTGTATTGGTTATTGCATTGTCCTTTTTGTTTTACAAAGGTCAACAAGCACCCAATTATAATTCATGGTGGGGAAATCACTCTAGAAATAATATTGACTTAAACATTGATGATGATGATGACAACAACAATGATGATGATAATGATACTGCTTTCAACCAGTTAAATTTGGTTGAACCGTTTGTTGCCATAGATAATACTAAAAAAACGGTTTTAAATATTTCTGGTGGAGGTATTTCATTTAATTTAAATGGAGAAACTACAGACTTAATTAACGCTGACGTTAAAAAAAGACATGGGAATTTTTCTTTAACAAAAATGGTTTCTGATTCTGCCACAGTACTAACTTTTAAAATGGATGGCAAAAAGAATAAGTGGAATTTTGGTGATGGTGGAAACAATGTTGATTTTAAGCTGAATAAAGCAGCAAATTGGGATATTTTAATGAAATTAGGTGCTGGTGAAGCTGATTTTGATTTTGCAGATTTTAAAGTTCGTAGCTTTCGTTTTGATGGTGGTGCAGCTGCTTTAGATATTAAATTTGGAGATTTACTTCCAATTACAGACGTGGTTGTGAAATCTGGCGTTGCCGATGTGAAAATTAAAGTACCAACAAATTCTGGTTGTCGAATTAAAACAAAAACAGGCTTATCAGCCAAGGATTTTGAAGGATTTGAAAAATTGAGCGATGGCGTTTATCAAACCTCCAATTATGCTTCATCAACAAATAAAATCTTTATTAATTTGGATGGTGGATTGAGTAACTTTGAAGTAAGCAGGTATTAA